The Myotis daubentonii chromosome 1, mMyoDau2.1, whole genome shotgun sequence genome includes the window TTAAACAGGATAGAGGAAACATGTTTTGTTCCCTGACGCTATCTTCTCTTTAGATGccatctctgctgctgctggcccatTCATATTCAGGCTAAATGTATGAAAAGAGATTTGTTCTCAGAATTTGTAAGATGACAATGTTTACGTATAGAAACTCCCACCaaaaaacaattatataataTCTTAATTTCTCAAGAAATgttttgcaaataatatattgtgtatatagtttgttttttaatttcaaaagtttATTAAGAAGCCTTGCTACTCACAATCTCTGTCATTCCTTCTCAACTAATCTTATAGATGGAGACTGTTCTTCGAGGGGCCTCTACAGGTTCTCACCTGGGAGCTGTTGGATTTCGCCCTCTCAGGTGTCTCTTTCCTCAAAGGTAAGGGAACCAGGCCCTCCGTGGTTACAGCCCTGGGAAATGCAGAGATGAATGGACCAAGGCCAATGGGCAATGGTGTGGTCTAGGTGGACTTTTTTTCTCCTCAATGAATAGCCCTGGCTAGGTTGTTCTTCAGTCCCGCGTTGTCGCCACATCATCACTGTCACATTGCACAACAGAAACAATCCTTGTAATAATACttacactttctttaaaaaaaaaaaatgctgaaaccCTTTTCCAAAGACACACTGCGCTGTTCCATCTGGGAAACTAGGTGGGTAGAAACTCAGAGAAGTCACAGGCTTGACTGAGATACCTAGCAGGTCAGCCGCTGACTCGGAAGGCGATTCGGTGAGCCTGGTGCCCATCAATCACAGACATTCCTCACGGGTCTAAGTTAGGGTCTTAGCATCTGTAACTTTGTCAAGTAAAACTGCACACTCACTTGGTCATAGTCCTACACTGTTTATTTGTCTGCTGGGCCCTTTGATGTCTTAATTATATCTGACTTGCCTAGATTTAAAGTTCAGTGGCCAGAAGAATCCAGAAAGCAACACAAATAACAGAAAAGCAAAGTGTCCTGGGAAAAAGGCTTCCTTAATCAACTCATTAATGAATGATTCCCCAGAGCATGGGGGGGACCAAGAAATAGGATCTTTCTccacccctaccccacctccaCCTCTTTGCTATAAAAACCTATTTCTTATTACTTTAATTAAGTTTCTAACATCATCCTGGGTGAAGGCTTTGTATTCATGCAGCCTTGCAGAAAATAGCCCAGAATCCCACAAGGACAGCAGTCACCCACCCAagcccacgccccccacccctgccattaAATGGCAATGTgattagcctggccagtgtggctcagtgattgggcaTGCAtccaggaactaagaggtcatggttcaattccaggtcagggcacatgtctggattcCAGGTTCaacccccagtaaggggtgtgcaagaggcagcagattgatgtttctctctcatcaatgtttctatttctctatccctcccttcctctctctctctctaaaatcaataaaaacatatttttaaaaaagacttttcaCATTCATCTGAGTATTTTTTAAGCCCATATTGTGTGCCAGCCTCTGGCTAAACTAAGTATTAAAGACAGTATtgagaataaatgaacaaaagacaTGGTCCCCTTAAATTTAATGGACAAGAATCACATTAATCTGTAATCACACAAAGTAAATGTAAAGTTGCATCTTTTAAAGCTATGGGATGTTACTTAGTCAAGGAAAGCTTCCCGGAGGAAGCGACCCCTGAGCTGACATATGGAGGACTGGGAACCttcaggagaggagagaagggagccctCTCCCAAGGAGGAGGTCCCTCTGTAAAGGTGCTGTGACAGGCAGAGCATGCGTGGTAAAGGGCCCGGAAGGCCAGCGCGGGGGAGCACAGGGCGCAGGAAGCATGGGGCGAAGGCAAGGTGAGGCTGCAGAGGGAAGGGGCATGCAGGCATGCAGGAATTATAAGGGAAGGAATCAGCCAGAAAAGGTAGCCGAGTTCAGGTGATATTGAAGCAATTCAGGTGAGAGAAAACGAGAGCCAAAACTAGAGTGGcaggacagagaggaagagaaatgggaGAACTCCAGAACTGGGAGGTAAAACCAGtgggagccctggcctgtgtggctcagtagtagagcattggcctgggcacccaagggttgcaggttcgttccCACCCTAGTCAGGGTGCAAGCAGGCGGtatccaattgatgtgtctctttcacatcaatgtttctctctctctccccctcccttccactctttctaaaacacacacacacacacacacacacacacacacacacacacactgaaaattAATGATGGATTGAGCATGGAtaatgaggaagagggagatgtcaggttatcatttttaaagaaacattttgtaCTTCAATGATATTCACTTAAAATAGCTAAATATATACATGACAGGTATCTGGTTTCATAACTAATGCCCCCAAAGCAAGTTGTATCAAGCTCTTTCTGTGTGCCATAGTGAAGTTCTCAGACCTGGAATCTCTGAAGTGCTCCAACAGGTTTTGACAGCTTACAGAGCAACCATTACCCTACAATGTCTTGCTTCTCTTTAGCATAATTATATCAGGCCTCATGGTTCTTTAATGCTCTGTTTACGTAACTGGCCCAAAGTGATGATGGAGTCATGATTTACTGCTAAAGACAGAACCACATAGAAAGTGAGACATTGTGACTTAGGAAATCAGGGCATTGGCATTTCTAGACTCTAGGAGTTAATTTCATATCAGTTTACAGAGAAGTGAGACAACATTCAAACAAAAATGTATTAGAGTGCTCAGGAATCACTGCTGAAGGAGAAAGGTGAGGTGCATGAACCACTTcaccagaaattatttttatgctttaagGCATTTAAAGGTACTTCAGGTATTTAAAGTCCGAATGCAGAAATCAGCCCCATAGCATGCCAAGGAATAACAATTCCCCCAAGTTCAACCAACGCCATAAAGTTCATTCTTTTTGTTTCACTCAACACATATTTAGTAAATGAACTACCTTGGGAAAGCTACTTAATATTGTGGGTCTTGGTTTCCACATTAGTAAAAAGGGGATAATTATAGTACCTGTTGTacagggttgttgtaaggatcGAGTGAGTTAATTCACGTCAAGTACTTAGACTGGCTCTGGTGCCTGGCTGCCTCTTAAGCACCATCCTGGTCTGCTCAACCCGAACTAACTATAATCTCACCACATTTagccttcttttctcttcctcagaGCCTTCCCATGTGCATTTTCCCTCGTGAAAATACTGTTTCTGGCTGGTTTATATCCATCCTTCATGTGTTGTCAGGGTAAGAACAGTGGGAAAAGATATAAAAGCCAAAGccgaccacacacacacacacacacacacacacacacacacacacacacacacgctttcaGTGCTATTAGGGTTGAGGCAGTGTCTGCATGAAATTAGTGTCCCAACAGATGCATGAGACACTCGTGCAGGAAATAACCAAATAACCACACTATTTTCCTCTGTATTTACCTGACCTTTTTCAGAATATCTCACCCTATTGTGGTCCATGACATTTGGGGGTTGTTGCTTTTTAAAGGCAATTGTGAATGTATTAGGGAGGTTCCAAAAAAGTGTTAACCATAAATTATTAAGAGCATGAAAAAACCAGTCTTGTAAGAAACGTTGTAATGATTAGAAGAAAGACAAGACTAACATATGACTGTGTGCCTGCCTTTAGAATTACAAGTCGATTCCATTTTAGGGAACGCTCTGTGTGTGGAAGCCAGAAGGAGTCAACTTCCTTACACAACAAGACAAACCATTTTTATAACAATATAGTATGCTGACAACTGGACTATCGGTATATAAAACATCTGGACTGTCTTCCCTAAGATTTAGAACCTGGAAGCCCTGAGTTAGAATCATGGCCCAACCACTAACGAGCTGGGTGGCTCTGGGCAAGTACTTAATCTCTCAAAGTCTCCGTTTTCTTTTCTGCCCAATGGGAATAATATCTACTCCATAGGTTTTTGTAAAACTTATATGAGACAAACATTTTTTCCTGACCTTTAGTAATAATTCAATGAAAGCTGGCTCTGTTGTCCACTCCCCTCAAAGTTGGTCAAATCAGTATGGTTAAAAACAAGACACCAGGCCCCAAATGGAGCTAGCTGCTTAGGCTAAGTCCCACATCACCAaatcaagatttattttttttaaatatattttattgattttttacagagaggaaaggagagagatagagagttagaaacatcgatgagagagaaacatcgatcagctgcctcctgcacacctcctactggggatgtgcccgcaaccaaggtacatgaacctgcgatctttcagtccacaggccgacactctatccactgagccaaaccggctacggcccAAATCAAgatttaattacagttttggctCTTCCAGAATTGGAATCTTAAACCAGTCAATCAGGAATTGCCTGACCAGCCCTAGTTAGGTCATCTGATTGATACACCCTTGCTATCCCCTGAAGCAGGGATGGGGCACGTCCAGCCCcaagggccatataaggcctcaaaagcatttggtctggccctgcctaggcattaggggtgagttaattaaatgtttgaccaaatatagcaggctaattttaagttgataatttttttgGGCAGACTTTTACGATTTTGTTAACACAAATACAATGCGTACACAACCTGTCTATTCATTTTCTTCGCTGAGTAGCCTGGCATTAGGATTGGTGACTCTGATGGCCAGCTGGGCTGCTCTTTCCATGATGGCTTTGCGGTTCTTTGAGGAGACATTGTGAGCAATCTCAGCACAGTAAGACTTGTTGCACAGCAGCAGCACTGCAAGCTCCTTGACGTTATGGACCAGAAACTTCCAAAAGGCACTGGGCAGCATgtgctttgttttcttgttgctcccatAACCAATGTTGGGCATCAAGATCTGGCCCTTGAATCTTCTCCACACCCTATAGCCAATCCCTCTGGATTTCCGCCAGTTCTGCTTAATTTTGACATATCGGTCTGACTGGTGCCGGATGAACTTCTTGGTCCTCTTTTTGACAATCTTGGGTTTCATGAGGGTTCTGAGGGCAGCCATGGTGCCGAGTAGGAGATGGCTGCCACATCTGAGGGCAGCACCGAGGAAGAGCAAGTTGATAATTTTgaatggccctcgaatgatgttataaatatccaaatggcccttggcagaaaaaaaggttcccacccctgtAAGTGACCTTGCAACAAACCACTGTTTCACCTGCTGTAACTTCCTTgttcctgctccctctccctatAAGTCTCATTTGGTACAGTCCTCAGAGGGCATTCTGTCTGCTAGATTGGATGCTGCTTAATTCATGATTCACTGAATAAAGCCaataagaactttaaaatttacagttgaattttgttttttaacagtaCTAAGAAATGGCGATTAAGAAATACATCTTATTTCTGCATAAACTATATATTAGAATCATTGAGTGCAAAGGGTTGCTATATCCTCAATAAAGTTAATCTGCAAATGacacatttggaaaaaaaagatgGAGTTCATTCCAGAACAatcattttaaacaaaaacaaaaggcatTATTGGTGAGTAAGCAGTAGGCGATGGGATCAATACAAATGTTTAAGCAGTCAGCAATTTGGCTAATTCACCCAAGTGACTGATGGGAAGAAGAAAGGTTGAAGAGTTAAATTTAGATAAAGAAATAGACTCTTCCTTAGAGAAAACTTGAACATACAATTGCACCACACATTTTTGAGTGAAAGACAGAACAGAAAAGATGTATGTCCTTATCTCTTAAGGAAAGCTGAGCAAAGGGTACATTCTTGAGGGATAGAGTAAGTGGCGATGAACCATGTGTTTTCCAATATGACCTGGACGATGTGTCAGCATCTGCAGTGCTCCAAACCCTGGGAGGATCCATAAAGCTGATGTATCAGAATCACAACCAATGACAAAGTTGACTTATTTCTTTGACATCAATATCATTGTTCATCCAGAACTCTTTCCTGAGGTCAACTCACCTGATAGGCCTCAGCATTGCAAAAAGAGGGAATTCCAGCTCAAGGCTGCAATTCAAACTGTGCCTCTGTTAAGTAGTTTTGATTCTTAAAAAGCAACTGTCAAACCCTCCCTGAACAAACTTCAGTTAGGCTCCTCTGAATCTTCTCAGCTAGGCCTCAACCTTTGGACTTCCATGTCCATCTTTGCATTGCCTAATTTCAGCAGAATTCCTGCTAAGTCAGTTTAGCAAGAATCCCCATTCTCAGTATCTGATCACCCTTGGTTATCTGATTAAACTCCTCATCTCCTACCCTGGGTATCTGATCACCCTGTCTGCTTTCAGCAAGATCCTGTTAAGTCATTTTAGCCAGAACCCTCCTTACCCCTGATGTTTCCCTTGGTCTTTTTCCactccctggcccccaccctgctTCTTAGCTATAAATTCCCACTCGTATTTGGAATTGAGCCCAGTTCTATACTGAGATCTCTCTTTCCCTATTACAATAATAGTTCctgcataaaatttattttctccactTAACTTCTGTCTGGCTCTGGTTTTCTTTAACACTTCCCAGCCTGGTCACTCACCTATTCCCAGTCTTGGCTCCAATTACTTCTAACTGTTTCTCGATATCAAATACACCCTCAGAAGATGAAGATTCCCCACCAATAAAGATCTATGAAGGTCTGTCTATTTTGTTGGCCTAGAAAATCAAACCTAAAGTGAGGTTGTGGAAATCTTTGCTTTGTTTGAACAAATAACTCCAAGTGACAACTATTATTTAACTGTTTATGTTTCCCTGCTTAAAGATTATGCTGCTTCCCAGTCAGAACTCTTATACTCATTAGGTAAGTCACAGATACATGGCACCTAATTACTTGAATTAATTTGACTAAGGGTCTTAATCTGAGTTATCTCCAGTTTCACTTCCTAGCTCACTTTTGCAGATTCTTCAGCCCcttaataaagcttttttttaaaaaaaaaacaacaacaaaaaaaaacacctctttgGTCTATGACAGAATGAAGCTCTTTTTGCATGATTTCCCTAATCCCCCTCAGGTCATCCATATTCTTAGGCATTTACtactatcttctttttttttcttctttttttttaatatcgttattggtttcagagaggaagggagagggagagagagatagaaacatcaacgaggagagaaaaatcactgatcggctgcctcttgcatgacccacactgggggttgagcc containing:
- the LOC132226825 gene encoding large ribosomal subunit protein eL32-like yields the protein MAALRTLMKPKIVKKRTKKFIRHQSDRYVKIKQNWRKSRGIGYRVWRRFKGQILMPNIGYGSNKKTKHMLPSAFWKFLVHNVKELAVLLLCNKSYCAEIAHNVSSKNRKAIMERAAQLAIRVTNPNARLLSEENE